In Fibrobacter sp., a single window of DNA contains:
- a CDS encoding sugar transporter, with product MVPLKKYPAYSSWSYLAFMSIGALICSVGITCVTGQFNFHPVGIGCGLLWVLGGALCFWAVQAEADLAGTGLRSMSVSILLSFFSGVVIFQEKTLLYYSIPAIACMIIGIWIPASKTKSIWKNWRSLLSGAVFGTYLIPFKFSGMGDMEFLFPFSFGVCIGSLVLVGLVTFRRRKDIRHSNIVPTLLSMASGVMWMFGTLAIFWTIADDGMFGYAVGYPLLQLNLVVNQLWGVFVFGEYASRGGRIKLAMSTVVILIGAVLLTLSKM from the coding sequence ATGGTCCCGCTGAAAAAGTATCCCGCCTACTCCTCCTGGTCCTATCTGGCGTTCATGTCCATCGGGGCGCTCATCTGTTCTGTGGGCATCACCTGCGTTACGGGGCAGTTCAACTTTCACCCCGTAGGCATCGGTTGCGGTCTCCTCTGGGTGCTGGGCGGTGCGCTGTGTTTCTGGGCGGTGCAGGCTGAAGCGGACCTGGCAGGGACTGGCCTACGGTCCATGAGCGTGAGCATTTTGCTTTCGTTCTTTAGCGGGGTGGTCATTTTCCAGGAAAAGACCCTGCTGTACTATTCCATCCCGGCTATCGCCTGCATGATTATCGGCATCTGGATTCCTGCCAGCAAGACAAAGTCCATCTGGAAAAACTGGCGCTCCCTCTTGTCGGGAGCGGTGTTCGGCACCTACCTGATTCCCTTCAAGTTCAGCGGCATGGGCGACATGGAATTCCTGTTCCCCTTCTCCTTCGGAGTCTGCATCGGAAGCCTCGTGCTGGTGGGCCTGGTGACATTTCGCCGCCGCAAGGACATCAGGCATTCAAACATTGTGCCCACCCTCCTTTCCATGGCGTCGGGCGTCATGTGGATGTTCGGTACCCTGGCCATTTTTTGGACTATTGCCGACGACGGCATGTTCGGCTACGCGGTAGGTTACCCGCTTTTGCAGTTGAACCTGGTGGTAAACCAGTTATGGGGAGTTTTCGTGTTCGGCGAATACGCCTCCCGCGGAGGCCGCATCAAGCTTGCCATGTCCACGGTGGTCATCTTGATTGGAGCGGTCCTTTTGACCCTCTCCAAGATGTAG
- the mnmE gene encoding tRNA uridine-5-carboxymethylaminomethyl(34) synthesis GTPase MnmE: MDSRTIVAPMTPAGVSAVAAIRVSGPQVRDVVLALFGERAVARLESHKARLGTARDPKTGETVDSLLYLFFEGPNSYTGEDTLELYPHGNPLIVRELIQAIRKVQGVRLAEPGEFTRRAFLNGKMDLVQAESVADVIHSANRAELKNAHRLLSGTLSKKIQELNEQVKDMSARLELDVDFAEEEADPDYDSWRKRIVAIGEKISEILQSFRGKENLSRLPLVVLYGAPNAGKSSLVNALLGEDRILVSSVPGTTRDFVEVRLFLPGGEIRLVDTAGIADRATDELDALSMEKSREILKEADLKIHVVDGTEAGWRVEPAMTKDESDMTVITKKDRLDSAGPSCDQNPTPYNLLVSSKTGEGLAELRQKMDAALFTEGRSPEDIWITSERERACLAEAFEGVKRALDLLQKQPAVELLAFEMQLVRRSLQSVVGEISSEDILQSIFAGFCIGK; the protein is encoded by the coding sequence ATGGATTCCCGGACCATTGTCGCACCCATGACTCCCGCAGGCGTTAGCGCCGTGGCGGCCATCCGCGTAAGCGGCCCCCAGGTGCGTGACGTAGTTCTGGCCCTGTTCGGCGAAAGGGCTGTGGCCCGACTGGAAAGCCACAAGGCCCGTCTTGGAACTGCCCGGGACCCTAAAACCGGCGAAACCGTCGATAGCCTGCTTTACCTGTTTTTCGAAGGACCCAATTCCTATACCGGCGAAGACACGCTGGAACTTTACCCTCACGGAAACCCGCTGATCGTGCGGGAGCTGATTCAGGCCATCCGCAAGGTGCAAGGCGTTCGTCTGGCAGAACCTGGTGAATTTACCCGCAGGGCCTTTCTGAACGGCAAGATGGACCTGGTCCAGGCGGAATCCGTGGCCGACGTGATCCACAGCGCGAACCGAGCGGAACTGAAAAACGCCCACCGCCTTCTTTCGGGAACGCTCTCGAAAAAGATTCAGGAACTGAACGAACAGGTGAAGGATATGTCCGCCCGGCTGGAGCTGGACGTGGACTTTGCCGAAGAGGAGGCCGACCCGGATTACGATTCCTGGCGCAAGAGGATTGTGGCCATCGGCGAAAAGATTTCGGAAATCCTCCAGAGTTTCCGCGGCAAGGAAAACCTGAGCCGCCTCCCGCTGGTAGTGCTCTACGGAGCCCCCAACGCGGGCAAGTCCAGCCTGGTAAACGCCCTCCTGGGCGAAGACCGCATTCTCGTGAGCAGCGTCCCCGGCACCACTCGGGACTTCGTGGAGGTCCGGCTGTTTTTGCCCGGCGGGGAAATCCGTCTGGTGGATACCGCAGGCATTGCCGACCGGGCCACCGACGAGCTGGACGCCCTCAGCATGGAAAAGAGCCGTGAAATCCTGAAAGAGGCGGACCTGAAGATTCACGTGGTGGACGGGACAGAGGCTGGATGGCGGGTCGAGCCCGCCATGACGAAGGATGAGTCCGACATGACCGTCATTACCAAGAAGGACCGGCTGGATTCCGCCGGACCATCTTGTGACCAGAATCCAACGCCCTACAACCTACTAGTCTCCTCCAAGACCGGTGAGGGTCTGGCCGAGCTCAGGCAAAAGATGGACGCCGCCCTGTTTACCGAAGGTCGCAGCCCCGAAGACATCTGGATTACCAGCGAGCGGGAACGGGCCTGCCTCGCCGAGGCCTTCGAAGGGGTGAAACGGGCCCTGGACCTGCTCCAGAAACAGCCCGCTGTAGAACTTCTCGCCTTTGAGATGCAGCTGGTGCGCCGCTCCCTCCAGAGCGTGGTGGGCGAAATTTCTTCTGAAGATATTTTACAATCTATTTTCGCGGGGTTCTGCATTGGAAAGTAG
- a CDS encoding aldose 1-epimerase has protein sequence MSNFKLISRPLGTIQCYVLQRDDGAELEILSGYGGGLNAWRIPVAKNGAGVTGSDKLDLLFGYRKGDDIYKMGPDTNAGCRLAPFPGRTAYAKFTWNGNTYALINNVSWAPHALHGFLQNKEWKFESFENDSESCTAVFTCDWPGAFAGFPFPFKVTNKVTFTGESYTVEASVQNIGKALMPYSEGWHPYYSLGEKVDSLKMTLPESKLALLDQADLPTGNFKDDTRFVGGRAIGDEFINDCFCLGGDFSSATAQSQTQAHVFLEGSAGKLDIWQQAGQGQYNAIQIYTPPTRASIAIEPMTSEPDALNHHRGLIEIPPEDSRKFTFGAKFQKK, from the coding sequence ATGAGCAACTTCAAACTGATTTCTCGCCCTCTCGGCACTATCCAATGTTACGTTTTACAGCGCGATGACGGCGCCGAACTGGAAATTCTGAGCGGTTACGGCGGAGGCCTTAACGCCTGGCGCATACCCGTCGCAAAAAACGGCGCGGGCGTCACCGGTTCCGACAAACTGGACCTTCTCTTCGGTTACCGGAAAGGCGATGACATCTACAAGATGGGCCCCGACACCAATGCGGGTTGCAGACTCGCCCCCTTCCCGGGCCGCACCGCCTACGCCAAGTTCACCTGGAATGGCAACACCTACGCCCTTATAAACAACGTGAGTTGGGCGCCCCATGCCCTCCACGGCTTTTTGCAGAACAAGGAATGGAAATTCGAAAGTTTCGAGAACGACTCCGAAAGTTGCACCGCCGTTTTCACCTGCGACTGGCCGGGCGCCTTCGCCGGATTTCCCTTCCCTTTCAAGGTTACAAACAAAGTAACTTTTACAGGAGAATCCTACACCGTAGAAGCCTCTGTGCAGAACATCGGAAAGGCCCTCATGCCCTATTCCGAAGGCTGGCACCCCTACTACAGCCTGGGCGAAAAGGTAGATAGCCTGAAGATGACGCTCCCCGAAAGCAAGCTTGCCCTTCTGGACCAGGCGGACCTTCCCACCGGGAACTTCAAGGACGACACCCGCTTCGTGGGCGGCCGCGCCATCGGTGACGAGTTCATCAACGACTGCTTCTGCCTGGGAGGCGATTTTTCAAGTGCGACGGCACAATCCCAAACCCAGGCCCACGTGTTTTTGGAAGGGAGCGCAGGCAAACTGGACATCTGGCAACAGGCCGGTCAAGGGCAATACAACGCCATCCAGATTTACACGCCTCCTACCCGGGCAAGCATCGCCATCGAGCCCATGACATCGGAGCCCGACGCCCTGAACCACCACCGCGGGCTGATAGAAATCCCTCCCGAAGATTCACGAAAATTTACATTCGGGGCCAAGTTCCAAAAGAAATAA